A portion of the Deltaproteobacteria bacterium genome contains these proteins:
- a CDS encoding ABC transporter permease has protein sequence MSVGPFVARTLALGHKELLHVVRDRQAIYLALGMPVILVLLFGYAVTFDVEHLELGVIDQDRSPASRRLLAALRASDAFRLREELRLDRPEEAEAAFRRGAVRGAVVIAPGFGRTLARGRSAPFQLLMDGSDGTATRIALTYATEIAQRETARLLAHAVRSAPLPLEPRVHPWFNPDMRSALFVVPGLVAIVVGVLAVLLSALAVAREWERGSMEQLFATPVGRLSVVLGKLLPYVALGVVQLLLVLSAGAWLFDVPLRGSFLLLALVAVLFLVCVLGQGLLISMVTRNQQVATQVGAVSGILPALLLSGFLFPIDNMPLVLQGISHVVPARYAIAALRGLLLQGYGFSQLWPQLLGLAALGAFLVAVTTLRFRRRLD, from the coding sequence ATGAGCGTGGGACCCTTCGTCGCGCGCACGCTGGCGCTCGGCCACAAGGAGCTCCTGCACGTCGTGCGCGACCGGCAGGCGATCTACCTGGCCCTCGGCATGCCCGTCATTCTGGTCCTGCTCTTCGGCTACGCCGTGACCTTCGACGTGGAGCACCTCGAGCTCGGCGTCATCGACCAGGATCGTTCCCCCGCCTCGCGTCGCCTGCTCGCCGCCCTGCGCGCCTCCGACGCCTTCCGGCTGCGCGAGGAGCTTCGCCTCGACCGCCCCGAGGAGGCAGAGGCCGCCTTCCGGCGCGGCGCCGTGCGCGGGGCCGTGGTGATCGCCCCCGGCTTCGGCCGCACCCTCGCCCGCGGCCGCTCGGCCCCCTTTCAGCTCCTGATGGACGGCTCCGACGGCACGGCCACCCGCATCGCCCTCACCTACGCCACCGAGATCGCGCAGCGCGAGACCGCCCGCCTGCTCGCGCACGCCGTGCGCTCGGCGCCCCTGCCCCTCGAGCCGCGCGTGCATCCCTGGTTCAACCCGGACATGCGCTCGGCCCTTTTCGTCGTGCCCGGTCTCGTGGCGATCGTGGTCGGGGTCCTCGCGGTGCTCCTCTCGGCGCTCGCCGTGGCTCGCGAGTGGGAGCGCGGGTCGATGGAGCAGCTCTTCGCCACGCCGGTGGGCCGGCTCTCGGTGGTGCTCGGCAAGCTCCTCCCCTACGTGGCCCTCGGGGTGGTGCAGCTCCTCCTCGTGCTCTCGGCCGGCGCGTGGCTCTTCGACGTCCCGCTGCGAGGCTCATTCCTGCTCCTCGCGCTCGTCGCCGTCCTCTTTCTGGTCTGCGTCCTCGGCCAGGGCCTGCTCATCAGCATGGTCACGCGCAACCAGCAGGTCGCCACCCAGGTCGGCGCCGTGTCGGGCATCCTGCCCGCTCTCTTGCTCTCCGGCTTTCTCTTCCCGATCGACAACATGCCCCTCGTGCTGCAGGGCATCTCGCACGTCGTGCCCGCGCGCTACGCCATCGCGGCGCTGCGAGGCCTGCTGCTCCAGGGCTACGGCTTCTCGCAGCTCTGGCCGCAGCTCCTCGGGCTCGCCGCTCTCGGGGCCTTCCTCGTGGCGGTCACCACGCTCCGCTTTCGCCGGAGGCTCGACTGA
- a CDS encoding ABC transporter ATP-binding protein: MGGRAPTVIRTDRLTRVFGDFVAVREVSFEVARGEIFGYLGANGAGKSTTIRMLCGLIRPSSGEAWLNGVSVDADPERVKRSLGYMSQRFSLYPDLKVTENLEFFGGVYGLSGAALARRTDEVLARVGLVEARDTRTSELPGGLRQRLALASALLHGPEILFLDEPTAGVDPAARRTFWRLIRELSAAGTTLFVTTHYMDEAEYCHRIGLMVDGRLAALDTPERLKAEHVPGQLVRLEGPRLAQALPVARALPGVLAAQPFGASAHLRLEPSRLDLAGLDRAFAAAGFSGLRLEPIEPTLEDVFLAVVEPQ; encoded by the coding sequence ATGGGCGGCCGCGCCCCGACGGTGATTCGCACCGACCGCCTCACGCGCGTCTTCGGCGATTTCGTCGCCGTGCGGGAGGTCTCCTTCGAGGTCGCGCGCGGCGAGATCTTCGGCTACCTGGGCGCGAACGGGGCCGGCAAGTCCACCACCATCCGCATGCTCTGCGGCCTCATCCGTCCCTCGTCGGGCGAAGCCTGGCTGAACGGCGTGAGCGTGGACGCCGACCCCGAACGCGTGAAGCGCTCGCTCGGCTACATGTCCCAGCGCTTCTCCCTCTATCCGGACCTGAAGGTCACCGAGAACCTCGAGTTCTTCGGCGGCGTCTACGGGCTCTCCGGAGCCGCGCTCGCCCGCCGCACCGACGAGGTTCTCGCGCGCGTGGGTCTCGTCGAGGCGCGCGACACGCGGACCTCCGAGCTGCCCGGCGGCCTGCGCCAGCGCCTGGCCCTCGCCTCGGCGCTCCTCCACGGCCCCGAGATCCTCTTTCTCGACGAGCCCACCGCCGGCGTGGACCCCGCGGCGCGCCGCACCTTCTGGCGGCTGATCCGCGAGCTCTCCGCGGCGGGCACCACGCTCTTCGTCACCACGCACTACATGGACGAGGCCGAGTACTGCCACCGCATCGGCCTGATGGTCGACGGCCGCCTCGCCGCCCTCGACACGCCCGAGCGGCTGAAGGCCGAGCACGTGCCGGGGCAGCTCGTGCGCCTCGAAGGCCCCCGGCTGGCCCAGGCCCTCCCCGTGGCGCGCGCGCTCCCCGGAGTGCTCGCAGCCCAGCCCTTCGGCGCCTCCGCGCACCTGCGCCTCGAGCCCTCGCGGCTCGACCTGGCCGGGCTCGACCGGGCGTTCGCGGCGGCCGGCTTTTCTGGCCTGCGGCTGGAACCGATCGAACCCACCCTCGAGGACGTCTTCCTCGCGGTCGTGGAGCCGCAATGA
- a CDS encoding ABC transporter ATP-binding protein has protein sequence MSEPTVRALSPESALPPIVRATGVQRRFGATLALADFSLEARAGEMVGLVGPDGAGKTTAMRILAGMIGADAGEVEVLGHAPLSSAQALRTALGYMPQQYSLYGDLTVEENLRFFSRMFSLDRPTYRARRERLLEITRLGRFTDRRADALSGGMYKKLALACALLPRPRLLLMDEPTNGVDPVSRRELWELLFELTAEGMGIVVSTPYMDEAARCHRIHLMYRGRVVLGGTPADLLGAFPGSVLLAERVEPALLEAALEGRREVVALSVAGHALRVVVRPGGEAATRAALLQLGARPKNVRPEVEDLFLAATADAPRADDPVRPHEDNPVPPREAD, from the coding sequence GTGAGCGAGCCGACCGTGAGGGCGCTGTCCCCGGAGAGCGCTCTCCCACCCATCGTGCGCGCCACGGGAGTGCAACGTCGCTTCGGCGCCACCCTCGCGCTCGCCGATTTCTCCCTCGAAGCGCGTGCGGGAGAGATGGTCGGTCTGGTCGGCCCCGACGGAGCCGGGAAGACCACCGCCATGCGCATCCTGGCTGGGATGATCGGCGCCGACGCGGGCGAGGTGGAGGTGCTCGGTCACGCGCCGCTGTCCAGCGCGCAGGCCCTGCGCACCGCGCTCGGCTACATGCCGCAGCAGTACAGCCTCTACGGCGACCTCACCGTCGAGGAGAACCTGCGCTTCTTCTCGCGCATGTTCAGCCTCGACCGCCCGACCTATCGCGCGCGACGCGAGCGGCTGCTCGAGATCACGCGCCTCGGACGCTTCACCGACCGCCGCGCCGACGCCCTCTCGGGCGGCATGTACAAGAAGCTGGCCCTGGCCTGCGCACTCCTGCCGCGCCCGCGCCTCCTGCTCATGGACGAGCCCACGAACGGCGTGGACCCCGTCAGCCGGCGCGAGCTCTGGGAGCTGCTCTTCGAGCTCACGGCCGAAGGGATGGGCATCGTCGTCTCCACCCCGTACATGGACGAGGCGGCGCGGTGTCATCGCATCCACCTGATGTACCGCGGCCGCGTGGTGCTCGGCGGCACACCGGCCGACCTCCTCGGCGCCTTCCCCGGTTCGGTCCTGCTGGCCGAAAGGGTCGAACCCGCCCTCCTCGAGGCCGCGCTCGAGGGACGCCGCGAGGTGGTGGCCCTCTCCGTCGCCGGCCACGCCCTGCGCGTGGTGGTGCGCCCCGGCGGCGAGGCGGCGACGCGCGCCGCGCTGCTCCAGCTCGGAGCGCGCCCCAAGAACGTGCGCCCCGAGGTCGAGGACCTCTTCCTGGCCGCCACGGCGGACGCCCCGCGCGCCGACGACCCCGTGCGCCCGCACGAGGACAATCCCGTGCCCCCGCGCGAGGCGGACTGA